Proteins from a genomic interval of Longimicrobiaceae bacterium:
- a CDS encoding chemotaxis response regulator protein-glutamate methylesterase yields the protein MAESIRVLLVDDSTFVRQAVQRMLSPVPGVEVVATAANGAEGITLARTLRPDVVILDVNLPDQDGLEVLRTIMEVAPTGVLMLSTLTSDGADVTMRALELGAVDFVDKTSAGTAMDIHRLEPVIREKVLAVAGASVHKQGSAPETVTVAEPPPPVQLEPEPRGDYDLVVIGSSTGGPKALMEVIASLPADLTAAVVVAQHMPAGFTRTLAERIDRRSSVRVREAVDGATLEPGSVYLAPGGSQISIERDGSRLRARVTNGSDDYLHRPSVDLLFRSAAAVAGSRTIGVILTGMGDDGAEGLRELREAGGRTLAESEQTAVIYGMPRAAAPWAERVLRLDEIGQAIAALCSGRSGTWEEP from the coding sequence ATGGCTGAGTCGATACGTGTCCTCCTGGTGGACGATTCCACGTTCGTGCGCCAGGCGGTGCAGCGCATGCTCAGCCCGGTGCCGGGTGTGGAAGTGGTCGCCACGGCGGCAAACGGAGCCGAGGGGATCACCCTCGCCCGCACCCTTCGCCCCGACGTGGTCATCCTGGACGTGAACCTGCCGGACCAGGACGGCCTCGAAGTGCTGCGCACCATCATGGAGGTTGCGCCCACGGGCGTGCTCATGCTGAGCACGCTCACCTCGGACGGTGCAGACGTGACCATGCGCGCGCTCGAGCTCGGGGCGGTGGACTTCGTCGACAAGACCTCGGCCGGCACCGCGATGGACATCCACCGGCTGGAACCGGTGATCCGGGAGAAGGTGCTGGCCGTGGCCGGGGCCTCGGTGCACAAACAAGGATCCGCACCGGAGACGGTAACGGTGGCCGAGCCGCCCCCGCCCGTTCAGCTCGAGCCCGAGCCGCGCGGCGACTACGACCTCGTGGTGATCGGCTCCTCCACCGGTGGACCCAAGGCACTGATGGAAGTGATCGCGTCACTCCCGGCCGACCTGACGGCGGCGGTCGTGGTGGCGCAGCACATGCCTGCAGGTTTCACACGGACGCTCGCCGAGCGCATCGACCGCCGCAGCAGTGTGCGCGTGCGCGAGGCGGTGGACGGCGCGACGCTGGAGCCGGGCTCCGTCTACCTGGCCCCCGGCGGCTCGCAGATCTCGATCGAGCGCGACGGCTCGAGGCTGCGCGCCCGAGTGACCAACGGAAGTGACGATTACCTGCATCGCCCTTCTGTCGACCTGCTCTTTCGCTCCGCTGCCGCGGTGGCCGGCTCCCGCACCATCGGTGTGATCCTGACGGGGATGGGGGACGACGGGGCGGAAGGGTTGCGTGAGCTGCGGGAGGCAGGGGGTCGCACGCTGGCCGAGAGCGAGCAGACAGCGGTGATCTACGGGATGCCGCGTGCCGCCGCTCCCTGGGCGGAGCGGGTCCTGAGGCTGGACGAGATCGGTCAGGCGATCGCTGCCCTCTGCAGCGGCCGTTCGGGTACCTGGGAAGAACCCTGA